TGGAAATATGTGATGAAATTTGTGTATTAAAAAATGGAGAGATTATAGAGCACGACAAAAAAGATGACGTAATAAATAGACCTAAAAATAGATATACAAAAAAAATACTCGATAGTATGAATTTTTTTATGGAGGATGAGTACAAATATGAATAAAATAGTTTTTGTTGACTTAAGTAATAAAAAAGTAAGTATTAGATATATAAAAGATCAGGATGTCTTAAGATCTGGAAGAAAGTTTGCTGAGTGCTATATAAACGATAACATAAAACAAAATACTAAATATTTAAGTGAAGAAAATTTTATTGTGATAAGCCCAGGATTACTGACAGGGACCTTAGCTCCTTGTACTGGCAGACTTTCTATTTCTACAAAAACTAATGATGATATAAAAACTATAAACATAGCAGGACCTATTGCACAGAAAATTGCTTCTTTAGATATAAAAGCTATTGTTATCACAGGAAAATGCCTAAAAGGGACGTCAGTCCTTCATGTCAATGAAAATGGTGTTAGTTTAAATAATATATCAGAAACAGAGTATGGTGAAGTTGAAAAAACTATTGATTTTCTGCAAAATAAGTGGGGAAAAGAAACGTCTGTATTGGGGATTGGACCAGCGGGTGAACATATATTGCCTATAGGAAGCCTTTTCAACTCCTATCCCAATGGTACTCCTAAGTATCACTGCACAAGAGGCAAAATAGGTGACTTGTTTGGATATAAAGGCTTAAAAGCTATCGCTGTTACAACTAAAAAGCATTTTGGAGCTGATATATCTGATGAAGATAATTTTAAGCAATTAACAAAAAAAATAAGCAAGGTAATTACTGAGCACCCTGTTTGTGGTAAAGCATTGCCGGCTTTTGGTTCTATAACCTTGATTGAATTAATGAAAGATAAAAATAAGTTTC
This genomic interval from Proteinivorax tanatarense contains the following:
- a CDS encoding aldehyde ferredoxin oxidoreductase N-terminal domain-containing protein; protein product: MNKIVFVDLSNKKVSIRYIKDQDVLRSGRKFAECYINDNIKQNTKYLSEENFIVISPGLLTGTLAPCTGRLSISTKTNDDIKTINIAGPIAQKIASLDIKAIVITGKCLKGTSVLHVNENGVSLNNISETEYGEVEKTIDFLQNKWGKETSVLGIGPAGEHILPIGSLFNSYPNGTPKYHCTRGKIGDLFGYKGLKAIAVTTKKHFGADISDEDNFKQLTKKISKVITEHPVCGKALPAFGSITLIELMKDKNKFLQKLSSNNNKETIEKNINTKINKNCAPNCVIGCLNKHSEKTGYIYSSPAESEAVAACKNLFAIDDTSFVSAIHRECFEFGMDTIEFLFSCKMLSEVTGEKKITKAKIKDYLAEVKELTLVGRVLASTTKGIHNLYVGRKDVVKLVTRSAKVEEENFKIKIPTKPDELSDISDLHYLYGFMLVMESLGICLFTSFAILDDKKGLTLINDLVNAKTGQNYKEAELIYKALNTYNNDVPEFVKVLYRYYGEENENRV